The following is a genomic window from Haliaeetus albicilla chromosome 13, bHalAlb1.1, whole genome shotgun sequence.
GGCCACACCAGGAGAGGGCAGGGATTCTCCTGTCGGCCCCGGGGCCGGAGCTGGGGGCTGAGGTCGGGGAGAAGGAGGAACTCGCTGAAGAGCAGTCCCTGGCTTATGCTGTCGGCAGGGAGAAGGACTTTCCCTCCGAGGCGGCAGCTGGCTTCTTGGGGAAGCACTGGGGTTTCTTGAAGGAAGGACAGGGCTCCGAGGGGATGCACAGCTGGACCTCCGCGAGCTGCTCCGCGGAGGAAAAGAAGTGGAGCTCGGCGAAAGAGGAAGCCGACTTTGTATCTGCGCTGTTCGGCACTCATTTGGGACGCTTCCAGCTGGTCTCTGTGCCTGAAGCCTgcaggggaagagaagagggaggaTGAAGGGGAACTTCTGCAAGGGGCTCCAGGCAGGTTTGGCATGCATGTTGCTGGGCAATTACAAGGAGTCTCCGGCACCAGGATGACAGGAGCTATTTTGTGAACAAGACGGGACACTGGTTTGAACACCATCCTGTAACTCTTGATGCCGTTAACCACTAAGTGTTTGCCCTGATCCTCCAGCACCCTCTGGGACAACACGCAGGCATGGTTTGGCCGATAGCATGTATCTGGGACTCTTCTTAACGTGCAACATGGACGCAGCAACCTTTTTCAAGGCAGGAGATACAATCTGGGAACGTGGGCATGAGCTGGATTGCACCAGCTGGCCTCTGACGGCAACTGTGCTGGAAGATAAACCAACCCACAGGGATCCCCTCCTTTCACCCCATGTCTCTGAAAGAGCAGAATTTTCTGGACCTGTGgcagagccacagcagcagctctgctcctgggcTAGACCTCCAGCCCCAAGGCCAGGCAGAAAAGCCAAACACCAGTGAATTCAGGGGGTCCACCTCCTTACATCTCTGTGCTTATTTGATAAGAGAGTCAGGTACCTCCAAAAAAATCAAGGCACAGCGATGTGTAGGGAATTCAGACCACATGGAGGTGGCCCACGGTGTTCCAGGTCACTGCCAAAGCCCATGTGTGTGCACCTCCTTCTCTCCAGCTCTTGGCATGGTGGCCATCTCCTGAGGCAATCACAACTGGCAACCTCACAGCCGTTGCAGCTCTAATTGCAATAGCCAGGCCAGGTCTCCCTGCAGCGTCACGGCCGTGCCAAGCATGCTGCAAAACTGAGAGCTCAACACTGGAGGGATCTGCTGTTAGCAGGATCAGACCAAATGAAAGAGCTTGTGGAAAGGAAGAAGGCTTCAAAGCTAGGGCAGGTGAAGAGGGGCTTGGCCCTTTGGCCAGACTGAGCCAAAAAAGACGTAGAGGTGGGAATTTCACACACCGGTGCGCTGAAATGACTAGGAAATGGGGATGGACCACACATTCAAGCCAAGTGAAGGGTAAAACAGTGGGAGGCGAGCAAAGCCCTGGCTGCGCCTCCTCAACAAGTCCAACGTTTTGCATTGCTCACCATTTTGGTCTTACCTGTAGGCAACAGCCGCGTCCTGCGGGGAGCTACATAGCCCTGCCATGGCGACGGCCATGGAGCTCTCAGACTTTGCTGCCTCTACTGGTGTTTTCACTGGCGTGATGGGCCGAGGAATTCTGCTCTTTGTGCTTATGggtctctcttccttccccaggagggcagccttctccttccctgccttccttGGGATGGAGTCATCAGAGTCGTGGGTGTCCTCCTCAGAACCAGTGGCCGAGAGTGTTTCCGAGGCCCGCCGCCTCTCATCGCTGGAGGACGCTGAGGAGGAGGCCCCTGAGGCCAGCCGAAGGAGGCGGTTTTGCCTCTTCTCCATCACTAGGCGAGCCAAGTCAGGTTGCTTTGCCCTCTTATAAAGCCTCTCTTTGGCCGAGAGCGAAGTTGAAAGGTCTGAGCCGGTGTCCTCCTCGGAGAACAAGATGGGTATCCGACTTCTATACCTGGAGCCCAGAGGTCTCCTGGGGCCCTGCTGCAGCGTGTCGAGGAGGGTCTCTGCTCGCTTAAGGTGTTCTCCCACCGCCGCTGACTTCTCAAGGTCGGGCTCCCTCGTAACCGTCTTGCCAGGCTCTTCCAAATCCAGCGAGAGCGCCACTTTGTCGGAGAGCTCTGGCTTGTCCTCGGGAGGCTTTGCTACACCATTGGGAAGGGCCAGCTGCTCCCCCACTGTCTCTGAGGTGGTTTCAACGGGATTAGCCGAAAGTGCGCAGCTCTCTGTCTCTGCCCCTTCTAGCCCCGAATGCATGCTTCCATTCTCTACCAGCGCCAGGTTGTCCTCCAGCTCTTCTTCGACAATGACCTCCTCAAACTGGCCTGGAGGGCAGTATTCCTCATGCCTCATCAGCTGGCCGCTGGAAGACATGACATTTAAGTGGGTCTTTTCAGCAATATGAACAAATGTGCGCTCAACTTTGGTAAAGGGGGAGGAAGCTGTAGCCACTGCCACGGGAGGCTTTGGTTCAGATTTAAGGACTGAGGACAGGGTCCCTGGCTCAGATACATCCAGTTGGCTACCCATAGGCTGTGGCCGCTCGCTCTGAGGTGTCAGTGCAGCAAGAGTGCCCAGATCAACTTCTGGAGCCAAGTCTGTGGTCACCGGAGACTTTTTCAGATCACCTGGTGAAAACAGCACTAGTGTTTTTGAGCCTTCCTCCAGCTCCAGGTCCCCATCAGCAGTGGACGCTCGACCTCTGGATCCCTTCTGGTCATCAGCCAGGAGCGTGGATGGTGCGCACTCCTGACTGTGCTCTGTGCTTTTTTGACTCAGGTCGCTGCTGGAACCGCTGTGCATGTCAATCtcatccccttcctcctcttcctcctcctcctcatcttcctcctcctcatcctcttcctcgtcttcttcctcctcctcttttccattcatttccagATAAGACTCCAGAGGTTTGCAAGGAGCAGTCAAGACAACATTTGAGAAATCAACTTTCTTTATCCGCTGGGATACCTTAGGCTTTTCCCAGTAGTCTGACACATCTTTTCTGAAGTCTTGATAAGGCAAACTTAAAGGCACCGCCTTGGGCAGACCATTCATTTCAAATGACTTCAGTATATATGCCTGCAAGAAGACAGATGTGACAAAAGAAAAGGGTTAGTGTTCAGACATAGCATTGACACAGAAGACATCAGGATCAACAGCAGTGGCAAGCATCTGTGGAAAGCATCTAGTCCATCACGCTTCCAAAATACATGCCTGAGCAGTGATCACTCGATCATTCGATTTGTACAAACCTTAGAAAGGAGAGATTCACAGACGCTTATCAATGAAGGCAAAAGAATGTGCCAAAGGAGTTCCTTTGTTACCAGTCTTTAACCTGGACCTAAAAGAGCTGTTTGCAAGCAATTTGTCAGGATTTTTTCACGTTTCCCAATCTTCttcatatttatatatttatttaggTATTTATACGTTTACATATTCAATCCTTCCTTACTGGAACCATTCAGGAAATTGCTTTTATGCCCAGGCCATAGTGACTTCATGGTGCCCCTCTGGGCTAGATAAATTTCCTGATCACTTTCCAGTACCATCCAACATTGTCATGGGGGCTATAACGCTTGTAGCGCTCCTGTGTTCCCCTGCTGTCCTATTCGTACCTCCCTTCTGCTCCCACGTCCCTCCAGCAACTCCTGATTCTGTCTTCTACAGACTTCCGCTTTCACTAAAATGATCAGCAAGTAAATCATGAAAGCTGACATATAAAGTATCATTATTAGACTCTGGGGTGTCCAACCATTAAAAGCAATGGGAGGACAGGACAGTTGGTGGAGGCAGTGTTTCTTGAGCAGCAGTCTGTGGCGGAGAGACTGCCCGTAAGGTGCCAGGAGTGGGCTGTGAAATGATTGCAAATAATAAGAGAAAGGCAGCAgctcacacacacatgcacacacttgaCCAAATAAGCCAAAAAGGGcaaaataaataggaaatgCCTCTCGAAGTTTGGCCTAATTAACAATTGGTTGTAAACGAAAACCACAGCAGCACCACTCCACAAAAcgagttttaaaaaaaccatgTAGGTCACGCTTCTATTAAGAGGGCTGGAAAACAAAAGCCTCACCATAAACTCAATCAGTCAATAATGCACCACATGTTACCCTTGAAAAGTCCTAATCATGAACAGAAGGGCTCCAGACATCTGCGTTTTCAAGCAGCATTTGACAGCATCAGAGGATATTTAGGCTACAGGACTAAACAAGCACCCATTTAACTGTGTGAGCTACAAAGCTGCCAACAGCTAGCACATTCACCTGGCTATGGGAACAGATCTTTTTGTCTctgagaggggggaaaaagcccTCAATAGCTTTTCAGTCCGATGACACAATTTCAAATTGTGCTGAAAATCTGCATGTTATTCTGTGCAGAGCAACTACCCTATTAGTATGCCTAAAAAATGAAAGATCTTTATGCTCATGTGTAACAGGGACATTTCAAATAGACTGGTGGGCAGCATCAAGCTGTTATGCATGGTGATAAGTTGTTATCcatttaagatttctttttatatcttATAAATTAAAACACAGGCTGGTTTTGGCAATGCCTCTGGAGTCCAAagcttcttctcttctttcattaAAGATGAAGCCTGGCACTGAAGATGGCCCTATATTAGCCTGATTTGGGCTTTCACTGACCCACTCTACCTTTTGTATCAGGACAACAGATGTGGAACTTGGACTGATAAGAGGGACTTACCACCCTTTGCAAAGGAAATTACCCACTTGGCTTCCTCCCTCAGGCATTTCTTGGAAATTAGTCCATTCAGCAGCCTAAGACTGGATTCTGCCTGTTGGTTGGACTTGGTTTTCCCAAGAAATACACCCGCAGTGCTATCCCTGGAGTCCTGATCAAACAGATGGGCTTCCCCAGTGGGACTGGGACCTGATAAAGAAGCCCTGACCAACACCTTGCCTTGTGCTGAGCCTCCCACTGGAAAGAGTACCCCAGCCCCAACAACAATTCACCTGCTGCTCCGCTTCACCCCATTTTCTAGATGCTGTGGTTGATGGTACAGCTGGAGGATCgctgttttctctttgcataTGTAAACCTTCAAACCTCCTCTCAGCTCATAGGCACTTGTGTCATCTCATCTGCTTTCTGATCAAGGAGAACTGAAGCCAGTCCTGCAGTGCACATCCTATACAGGCCAGAGATATGGTTTCTGTGCCCTGCAGTCTGTCCCACCAGCAGCCCTGTCTCCAGCAAACCCCCCTTTCCTCAACAGCTCTTTCCCTTGCAAGACATCAGAAATTTGTCTGAGATGAGATTGCACTAAGCAATAAGGTATGCCACAGAGCTGGACAGCATGACGTtgttgtaataaaaataatggttctttccttcttctgctcTGGTTCCCCTTTGCTGTCATTGAGTCGTGCTGTAGATACCTTTCTAACCTCCATGTTCATCCACCTCTGGCTGTACAAATTCCTTGTGGTATTTGGCAAATGGACTGCCTTTCTGTCTGCCATTTCATTTTCCCCATGTATTTCTATTTCCCTGCATGGACACTGCACCCTAAGCACAACAGCGGTTGCTCGGCTTCTACCTAACTTTGGACTACTTAACCCGTTGCATGCAATACCCCAAAATTGCCAGAATGCATTCCTTAAAGCAGCCCAAGACTATGCTTGTTTCGCCACTGTAAATGGACCATGGAGAAAATCCAAAGAGCATAAATATGCCAAAAATATGGAGGACGGGAGTTACCTACAAACACAACTAAAATAAACTTTCTTGAAATGTCTCTTGGgtcaaatattattttaacacTTATTTTCTTACCTTCATTACTATCATCACCTGAAGCTGTTAACAAGGGAGACTGTCCTAGGGCATCAAAGTCTGAGACTGTCTTCACTCTTGAGGTAAAGTGATCAGCAGCTAGCTGCAAGCAGATACCCTGCTGAACAAAGTGTTCCCCATTTGAACCCCTCACTAGAGATATTTGTGTCCTCTCTTGACAGTCATCATGTGTCTTCTGCACTACAGCACACTCAGCTGCTCTAGGACTAGTCTCCAAAGGTTGGAGAAGAGCTTTGCTGCTCTGCATTGGTAAATGGGGAGGAACTGTGGGAAGATGCCAGAAGATCAGGAGCGGAGAGGCTTAGTCTGTATCTTAAAACTGTAGAGTAACAAAGGTGTAAGGAATCTCTGGAGGTCTCTGCTCCAACCACCCCTCAAAGCAGGACCAACTTAGAGCTGGCTGCTCCAGGCCCTGTCCAGCtgagttttgagtatctccaaggttGGAGATCCCACAACCTCTTTGGCATCCTGTCCTAGTATTTGAGGCTCTTCGTGgtgaaaaagttttctttatatCTAATTCCTGTATCTGATTTTCCTTTCATGCAGCTTGTGACCATCACGTCTCGTCCTTCCactctgagaagagtctggcatCATCCTTTCATTAGGTTGTTCAAGGAAGAAATAAGATCCCACCCCAATCCTCCTAAGGCGGAACAAacccagctctcagcctctcctcatgtCATATGTTTCTAGTTCCTAATCATCATGAGCAGGAACTATGCCGTGAGCTGAGGCAGCCACCCCATCTTAAAAAGCTACCAAGACTGTGAGTGAGCAGAGCTACACTGGGGCTGGCTGAATCTGAGTCTAAAGGAcctccttttcctccagcaAGCTCTGATCTCTGCCTACGTTCCCCACTTTCTCAGAAGACACATTGCCTGTCCTTGGACAGTGAACCATTTTTTCCCACCTGCTTGGGCTCAGATCTTTACTCCCGTCCCTCTTTTGACTTGTCAGTGAATTGTCCAGGAATACATATGGCAGTATATGTGTCTGAGCGTGCGTTCCCCACAAAGTCTGCACTTTTCACCTCTGTCTCACCATAAAACTTGACTGCATTTAAATTCAATTTGGCTATTAACTACTTTGTGTAACAATATGTATTTGGAAGGCAATAAATATCCCTGCTTTGCACAGAGGCCAGAATTAGAATATAGAGCAGAAGGAGAgtcaggagagaaaaagatcTACCAGCTCCTGTTTGGCAGAGACCAGCCCCTTCAAGTCCATCTCTCCCTGTGCTCATGAACAGCTAAGTGGAGTCTGGGGGTTTGTCATTACTGTAAACTGGTGGGGTTCCAGATTAGCAGGATCCTTGGCCCTGGGACATCCTCAGAGGAGACTCATATCACCCAATATGGGCAGCAGTAAAGTTCCTACATCCCAGTGATGCtgcaaatactgcaaaaatCAGCAAAGATGCAGACTCCACTTTGCTACAGCACGTTTACAACCACGCATGAGAAGTTCCCAAGTCCCCTTGTAACCAGGAATGTAGCCAGATGTGTTTCTTCTCAGACACCAGCATGGAACAGACTCATGCTGGTGGGTTCAGCAGCAGTACTGGTATCCAGTTCCCTAACGTGGTCATAGATATCCTGCCCCATGCCAAGTCACGCACACTCTGCCCAGGTCCCTACAGCAATGAAGAGTGATGACAGTATCATCTGCTCTGCCTGTGTGGCTTTCTGGGGATCTCACGACTCGGGAGGGCACAGAGAAGAGACCCTATAGTTTGCCTATGTCCCCACAGCAGAGCAGTCTGTGGCACAGAGCAGGGCCAGTGTCCACCAGAAAAGCCCGCTCTCCCGAGCAGCTCCGCAACGACATGGGGGAAAGAGAACAGTTTCCTGCATGAGCCTAATCAATTTTCCCTTAGACTGTAgaattttggaattttttttttctctcccatctcttggttttaagtattttaaatgcaataatttgggaaaaaagaaaaccaaccaaaaaaacaccaggtacaggaaaaaaaatcacagtatttGCCTAACATAAAACCAGGAAACACTGCATCTCTTTTATCTACTGTTCCATTTCAGACCATGCTCTAACCCATGTCTCAGACCGTGGTTACCACTACGGCATCAGTGCGTCCTTCTGCAGTGTTTGACAGTTGTACACATTTGCCGCATACCAAGAGCCTTACAGAGGCAAACCAAAACACACTCTGAGGCATTCATCATGGAGCAGATGGGCTTTGGACCCTGCTAAAGGCAGACTCAGGAGAATCCTGACCCTCCATACAATTcaatggagaaaaaagggacTCACACACTATACAACCCTGTAAGTCAGAAACCACAGCTTAATCCTAGCTCTTCCTCCCAGACTGTCACCTGCCTGCACAAACTGCTCTCTACCTTGGAGAAGTTGGGGTCTTGTGCTTCTCCTGCAAGGAGGAAAGTTTCCACCACCCTTTCTACAGGTACCAGAGCCTTTGCATGCACCTACTACCTGCAGCCTCCCTCTTCAGCCACTTTCAGAAAACCCACTGAATTAGTAACTGTGCACTTCACACCAAAGCAGACAGAGTCTGTCTCTGTGATTCCTCTTCCAACCTGATCCCAGACAGACCAACAGCAATTGGGTTTGAACCACATGCCGCTCCGCAGCAGAGACTGCTTTCAAATAGGAGTCATGATGAAAGGCGAGCACGGTCAGATCCACTGAGCAGCCCAGGCAGGAGTACGTTACTTGCAGGACAGCCACAATTTTGCATCCATCtccctggggttttggggggtggagGTGCTGGAAGTTTACCAGATGTTCTTAAACACCTTGTCAAATGTCTGATGGGAGACAGCCGTCCACCCACCCTATGCACACTGTGCTGCCAGCCAGGGGAAGATGCCCAGTGtaagaaaccaagaaaaatgTGATAAACTCTAGCTTAAGTTTAGCCAGTTCTGCCATCAAGGCAGAGCTCTAAAAACTTAGATAAGTTGGGGCTAGTTGTAACCTGCTGCTGTGATACGACTGGGTTCAAGTCAGTGAAACTGGTACTAGCCTAAATTTATGTAAATTGAACTCACAGGGTGGCCTTCCCAAAGTACACGGAACACATCATCTCTAACAGTCACAGAACTTTGTTTCTATTCCCAGATCTGTCTTAACTGCAAGTTTTCAGTGATCACATTAGGAAACGATAATTAAACTCTCACTGTTCTACCAGAGCTCCTTCATCTCCCTGCCCAGTGCTCCCATGTACCCAAGGATGAGCAGGGGACACCTTCCcagagctggaaagcaaagggaatagaaaaagaaagcaagaaagcaaacaaaaaaacccagccatcaccaaggtgctgcctttgaTTCTTTAATAAGGTTTTGGTAGTATAcaagcttctttttctttttttttttttttttccgattgTCTGGATTAACATACATGGATTTAAAAAAGGCACAAAATCCATTGCacagcttctgttttgtttgtttttgatgACATTGCCTGTTCATTGTGGTTTCAAGTGTAGGATTTTACAGTACTTTGCAGCATTTACAGCATGGTCTACATACAGGTAATCAATGCATGCTTTTCTACAGGAGACAGAATTCAAATTCTCTCTCAGTATTTCTATATACACAATAAtacagtgtttttcttctgaaaaaagctttaaattgGTCTTGCATGCTCGGTGTGCCAGAAGAATTAGTGCAAGCATATATTACAGTGTTATTGCAGTACAAAAAGGGGTTGACCTTAGGCTCTAAAGGGATTAGATacaggaagaataaaaagacTCAAGGAAAACGAGCTTTGGATCCCTTTAGTCAACTACGTCCTTCCAAATGGATCCCTACTCAGTACCGCCTTTAAAGCTACAACAGGCTGCTTCCCCTCCgtctccctgctgccctccccctGAGACGAACTTCCACAGCTTCTTCAAACCTTCTGTCCCTAGCAATCGATAAGGACTTCTGGCAACTCGAGGAAGCCCTTCTGCTCTGCCTCCTAATGCCAGAGACCTGCTTGAAGGGGATTTTCCTGAGATCCACTGCTTCAAGCAAACTCAAGTCCCAGCTGATGAAGTTTCTCAAGCCAACTAGGAAGCACAACAGGTTACCTACAGCTTTTGTCTCCTCTCAGTAGAAGTGACTACAGAAACCCACATTCACCTCCTACTTGAAGAGCAGTTGGTCAAATATGGTTTGGATTCTCTCCTGCTTAGCAGCAACAGAAGTCTAACAGGTGACACAAGGTAATGCAAAGAAAGGATATGCTGGTCCCTGAGATTCTTCATGGGAGCTGGAAAGTCCGAGAAGCAGAAATCAAGTTCCCAACATGATGTTAATTGTTCCATTGGGAATGGGAAGAGGCCTTAGTCCTGAGAGATGCAAATGGCACACAGACAGCAAGAGCCATAGTCCAGTCTTCCCTGTAACAGCTTTGATTTGGATACTATCAGGACCTTAGCATATCCTGGAAGTGACATTATCCTCTGCCAACATAGACTAAGCTTGTTTGGGACTGGGAGATCTGGCAGGATTGACAACagtgagtggaaaaaaaccctagaatCTGAGTTTCTGAAGCAGCTCTTTCTTCAAACCAGCATCAGATGAGGTAAAAGTAGCAGGGGTTTAGAGCTGCCACACTCGCTTGCAGGTTCTCCATGTTCCAAGAATCAGCACCATAAATGTCAGAGAGATGTTCTTCTTTCCAGCATCTTAGCATCAAATGTTCCACAgcctttctcttcatttttattttttttaccaagGTGAATAGGACAGTCCAGTCCTATGCTGGATAAGTGCTCTGCTCCTCCCTATTTGTGCTTTCGTATGTTGTTAGGTTTGTGCCAGTTTTCCTAGTGTCTTGGATGGAAGCAAT
Proteins encoded in this region:
- the TTBK1 gene encoding tau-tubulin kinase 1 isoform X4; this encodes MGRHDDLWSLFYMLVEFAVGQLPWRKIKDKEQVGMIKEKYEHRMLLKHMPSEFHLFLDHIASLDYFTKPDYQLIMSVFENSMKERGITENEAFDWEKAGTDILLSTSTSTPPQQNTRQTAAMFGVVNVTPVPGDLLRENTEDVLQGEHLSDQENAPPILSGRPAEGLGQTPNTAFNEAEVWEETDVNRNKLRISISKTQCMVEEEQRNGVCPSSPVRVPPESPTAQVRSLRYRRVNSPESERLSTADGKADLHERRSRMDLPGSPSRLVCSSQPAQMLSIDTGQADRQASGRMDVSASVEHEALSNAFRSVPLAEEEDFDSKEWVIIDKETELKDFHPGAEPSTSGTTDEEPEELRPIEEGEERRRLGADAAVRPKTHDGRSRGMQPVTEEDSSHRHEGPSQTVSDSKHEQQIGSPAHSPLHSAPAIRQRRRESEPTGPQRQAYILKSFEMNGLPKAVPLSLPYQDFRKDVSDYWEKPKVSQRIKKVDFSNVVLTAPCKPLESYLEMNGKEEEEEDEEEDEEEEDEEEEEEEEGDEIDMHSGSSSDLSQKSTEHSQECAPSTLLADDQKGSRGRASTADGDLELEEGSKTLVLFSPGDLKKSPVTTDLAPEVDLGTLAALTPQSERPQPMGSQLDVSEPGTLSSVLKSEPKPPVAVATASSPFTKVERTFVHIAEKTHLNVMSSSGQLMRHEEYCPPGQFEEVIVEEELEDNLALVENGSMHSGLEGAETESCALSANPVETTSETVGEQLALPNGVAKPPEDKPELSDKVALSLDLEEPGKTVTREPDLEKSAAVGEHLKRAETLLDTLQQGPRRPLGSRYRSRIPILFSEEDTGSDLSTSLSAKERLYKRAKQPDLARLVMEKRQNRLLRLASGASSSASSSDERRRASETLSATGSEEDTHDSDDSIPRKAGKEKAALLGKEERPISTKSRIPRPITPVKTPVEAAKSESSMAVAMAGLCSSPQDAAVAYRLQAQRPAGSVPNECRTAQIQSRLPLSPSSTSFPPRSSSRRSSCASPRSPVLPSRNPSASPRSQLPPRRESPSPCRQHKPGTALQRVPPSPRPQPPAPAPGPTGESLPSPGVAKKRQRGKTQTQSPATKGKQVSLESKAAAR
- the TTBK1 gene encoding tau-tubulin kinase 1 isoform X3; translated protein: MGRLPSTYRKCYMLDFGLARQYTNTTGEVRPPRNVAGFRGTVRYASVNAHKNREMGRHDDLWSLFYMLVEFAVGQLPWRKIKDKEQVGMIKEKYEHRMLLKHMPSEFHLFLDHIASLDYFTKPDYQLIMSVFENSMKERGITENEAFDWEKAGTDILLSTSTSTPPQQNTRQTAAMFGVVNVTPVPGDLLRENTEDVLQGEHLSDQENAPPILSGRPAEGLGQTPNTAFNEAEVWEETDVNRNKLRISISKTQCMVEEEQRNGVCPSSPVRVPPESPTAQVRSLRYRRVNSPESERLSTADGKADLHERRSRMDLPGSPSRLVCSSQPAQMLSIDTGQADRQASGRMDVSASVEHEALSNAFRSVPLAEEEDFDSKEWVIIDKETELKDFHPGAEPSTSGTTDEEPEELRPIEEGEERRRLGADAAVRPKTHDGRSRGMQPVTEEDSSHRHEGPSQTVSDSKHEQQIGSPAHSPLHSAPAIRQRRRESEPTGPQRQAYILKSFEMNGLPKAVPLSLPYQDFRKDVSDYWEKPKVSQRIKKVDFSNVVLTAPCKPLESYLEMNGKEEEEEDEEEDEEEEDEEEEEEEEGDEIDMHSGSSSDLSQKSTEHSQECAPSTLLADDQKGSRGRASTADGDLELEEGSKTLVLFSPGDLKKSPVTTDLAPEVDLGTLAALTPQSERPQPMGSQLDVSEPGTLSSVLKSEPKPPVAVATASSPFTKVERTFVHIAEKTHLNVMSSSGQLMRHEEYCPPGQFEEVIVEEELEDNLALVENGSMHSGLEGAETESCALSANPVETTSETVGEQLALPNGVAKPPEDKPELSDKVALSLDLEEPGKTVTREPDLEKSAAVGEHLKRAETLLDTLQQGPRRPLGSRYRSRIPILFSEEDTGSDLSTSLSAKERLYKRAKQPDLARLVMEKRQNRLLRLASGASSSASSSDERRRASETLSATGSEEDTHDSDDSIPRKAGKEKAALLGKEERPISTKSRIPRPITPVKTPVEAAKSESSMAVAMAGLCSSPQDAAVAYRLQAQRPAGSVPNECRTAQIQSRLPLSPSSTSFPPRSSSRRSSCASPRSPVLPSRNPSASPRSQLPPRRESPSPCRQHKPGTALQRVPPSPRPQPPAPAPGPTGESLPSPGVAKKRQRGKTQTQSPATKGKQVSLESKAAAR
- the TTBK1 gene encoding tau-tubulin kinase 1 isoform X2; its protein translation is MSLTNGSRRFLEFTKILLFSSVKASSHSSFLSQLFQQVILIQDISPSASHDLWHFLSPLTTCSSICANFLFIFLLLEILFLFPGEPRNVAGFRGTVRYASVNAHKNREMGRHDDLWSLFYMLVEFAVGQLPWRKIKDKEQVGMIKEKYEHRMLLKHMPSEFHLFLDHIASLDYFTKPDYQLIMSVFENSMKERGITENEAFDWEKAGTDILLSTSTSTPPQQNTRQTAAMFGVVNVTPVPGDLLRENTEDVLQGEHLSDQENAPPILSGRPAEGLGQTPNTAFNEAEVWEETDVNRNKLRISISKTQCMVEEEQRNGVCPSSPVRVPPESPTAQVRSLRYRRVNSPESERLSTADGKADLHERRSRMDLPGSPSRLVCSSQPAQMLSIDTGQADRQASGRMDVSASVEHEALSNAFRSVPLAEEEDFDSKEWVIIDKETELKDFHPGAEPSTSGTTDEEPEELRPIEEGEERRRLGADAAVRPKTHDGRSRGMQPVTEEDSSHRHEGPSQTVSDSKHEQQIGSPAHSPLHSAPAIRQRRRESEPTGPQRQAYILKSFEMNGLPKAVPLSLPYQDFRKDVSDYWEKPKVSQRIKKVDFSNVVLTAPCKPLESYLEMNGKEEEEEDEEEDEEEEDEEEEEEEEGDEIDMHSGSSSDLSQKSTEHSQECAPSTLLADDQKGSRGRASTADGDLELEEGSKTLVLFSPGDLKKSPVTTDLAPEVDLGTLAALTPQSERPQPMGSQLDVSEPGTLSSVLKSEPKPPVAVATASSPFTKVERTFVHIAEKTHLNVMSSSGQLMRHEEYCPPGQFEEVIVEEELEDNLALVENGSMHSGLEGAETESCALSANPVETTSETVGEQLALPNGVAKPPEDKPELSDKVALSLDLEEPGKTVTREPDLEKSAAVGEHLKRAETLLDTLQQGPRRPLGSRYRSRIPILFSEEDTGSDLSTSLSAKERLYKRAKQPDLARLVMEKRQNRLLRLASGASSSASSSDERRRASETLSATGSEEDTHDSDDSIPRKAGKEKAALLGKEERPISTKSRIPRPITPVKTPVEAAKSESSMAVAMAGLCSSPQDAAVAYRLQAQRPAGSVPNECRTAQIQSRLPLSPSSTSFPPRSSSRRSSCASPRSPVLPSRNPSASPRSQLPPRRESPSPCRQHKPGTALQRVPPSPRPQPPAPAPGPTGESLPSPGVAKKRQRGKTQTQSPATKGKQVSLESKAAAR